The DNA region GAAATTACCGTTGGTGGCTTTGCCAAGATAGAGATGGTCATCGGCGCGAAGGTCGCCACGGGAGACGACTCCGGCGGGAAGCGGACGATCCGCGCGGCCATCCGCGAAGAAAGGGCTTTCGGCCTGAGGCTTGTATTTAGCCTGGCGGTCCATGTCCGGAAAAACTTCCAGCGGAGGTTTGGTTGAGATCGAGCCGCGGAATCCGAAGATGGAAACCGTACCGATGACGACGAGTGCGAGAACGAGATAAGCGTAACGCATGGCTCAGGCTTCCAGCTCCGTGATGGATTTTCCGCCCGCCTTCTCAAGGAGGGCCTTGGTGGCGGCGAAGTTGAATTTCGGGTCGCGTGCGTCGATCACGATGAAGAAGAGGTCATCCATGCCGCGGTGGATCTGGTCATACTTGAGCACCGGGTGGTAGTGCATCGGAAGGCGGTTCAGGAAGAACATGCCGCCGATGGTGGCGAAGGCTGTGAAGAGAATCGTCAGCTCGTAGGAAACCGGGAAGGCGAACATCGGGCTGAAGAAGGGCTTGCCGCCCACGATCAGCGGGTAGTCAACCGCGCCGGTAAAGAAGATCATCGACATGCCGGTGGTGAAACCGATCAAGCCGCCGACGAGCGAGAAGCGCGGGACGATGGAGCGTTTCAGGCCCATGGCTTTGTCCAAGCCGTGAACGGGAAACGGGGTGATGCAGTCCCAGGATTTATAACCTGCGTCGCGCACCTTTTCCGCGGCGTGCATGACGTCGGGGACGGTTTCGAATGTGGCGATCAGGCCGTGTGGTTGTGCTGCCATTTTCTCAGTGAAAGTTGAGGGTGATCGAATGACGGCTTAGTGCTTGTCGTGGCCGTGACCGGCGTGAGCGTCGGCCTGCGGGGTGACCGCTTTGATTTCTGCCATCGGCATGATGGGGAGGAAGCGGATGAAGAGGAGGAAGAGCACCGAGAAGACGCCGAAGGTGCCGAAGAAGGTGAAGATCTCGACGATCGACGGGCTGTAGTAACCCCAGCTGGAAGGAAGGAAGTCACGAGCCAGCGAGGTGACAATGATCACGAAGCGCTCGAACCACATACCGACGTTGACGAAAATCGAGAGGACCCAGACGAACCAAGTATTTTCGCGGACCTTCTTGAACCAGAAGAACTGCGGCGTGATGACGTTGCAGCCGATCATGATCCAATAAGCCCAAGCGTAGTTGCCGAACGCACGGTTCACGAAAGCGAAGCCTTCGTACGGATTCGCGCCGTACCACGCGATGAAGAACTCCATACCGTAGGCGTAACCGACGATGGTGCCGGTCGCCAACGTGATCTTACACATGCAGTCGATGTGGTACTGCGTGATGAGGTCTTCGAGTTTGTAGATCGCACGCAGCGGGAGCATGAGCGTGAGCACCATGCCGAAGCCCGAGAAGATGGCACCTGCGACGAAGTACGGAGGGAAGATCGTGGTGTGCCAGCCCGGGAGGAGCGACACGGCGAAGTCGAACGAGACGATCGTATGCACCGACAACACGAGCGGCGTGGAGATACCGGCGAGGATCAGGTACGCCATTTCGTAGTTGCTCCAGTGGCGGTTGGAACCGCGCCAGCCCATGGCGAAAAAGCCATAGATCGTGGAGCGAAGTTTGTTACCGGCCTTGAAGAAGCGGTCGCGGAGGACGGCCAAGTCAGGGATCAGGCCGACGTACCAGAAGAGAACGGAAACGGTACCGTAGGTCGAAACGGCGAAAACATCCCACTCCAGCGGAGAACGGAAGTTCTGCCAGATGTAGTTCGAGTTCGGGATTGGGAAGAGATACCAGGCGAACCAGACGCGACCGACGTGGAAGACCGGGAAGATACCGGCGCAAACGACGGCGAAGATCGTCATGGCTTCGGCGGCGCGATTGATGGATGTGCGCCACTTCTGACGCAGCAAGCACAAGATCGCAGAGATCAAGGTACCGGCGTGACCGATACCGATCCAAAACACAAAGTTGACGATGTCCCACGCCCAATTGACGGGATTCGCGTGACCCCAAACACCGACGCCGGTGGCGACGAGGTAGGTGATACCAGCGACCGTGAAGGACGCGACGCAGCACGCGAGGGCGAAGCAAACCCACCACCAAGTGGGCGTCTTGCCTTCGATAATAGAGCACACTTTTTCGGTGATCCACGCGAAGCTGCGGTTGTTTTCGACGAGGATGGCGCGCGGGAGGACCGCAGGCTTCACCTCTTTAAGAATCGCCGGAGCGGCGTGATCAGTGGCGTGAGCCATTAGACGAGCCCTCCGAGGCGCTTAAGGTTTTGGAGCGAGGTATGGCCATGCTCATTTTTAGCGGGTGTGCCGTGAGAATCTTGCTCCCCTGCCCCGTGCGAATGATCGTGGCCGTGGCCATGACCGTCGCCGTGCTGAGGATGGTTCTTGTTTTCGTATTCCTGACGGCTGAAAGGCGTTTTGATCGCAGCGTAGTCGGGCATCGACGGATTCGGATTACGCAGCTTTCCGAGGAAGGTCGTGCGCGGGCGAACGTTGAGATAACCGAGGAGCGAATAATCCTGCTCGCGGGCTTTCGCCTTGGAGACCTCGCTGGTTGGATCGCTGATGTCACCGAAGTAAACACCATCGACCGGGCAGGCCTGCTGGCAGGCGACTTTGACCGTGCCATCGGGGATCTTCACATCGGCGGAAGCCTTGGCTTTCACCTTCTGCGCGATCTTGGCCTGCTGGATGCGTTGCACACAATAGGTGCATTTCTCCATCACGCCGCGCATACGCACGGTGACGTCTGGATTTTTCACCATCTTGACGAGCTCGGGCATGCCGCTCTCGCCGAGCGGCCCCATGTAAAGCTGGTCAAGCTGGCGCTTGTTCCAGTCGAAGAAATTGAAGCGGCGGACCTTGTACGGACAGTTGTTCGCGCAGTAACGCGTACCGATGCAGCGGTTGTACGCCATGCCGTTGAGGCCTTCTTCGTCGTGAACCGTCGCGTTGACGGGGCACACGGTTTCGCACGGAGCGGTTTCGCAATGAGCACAGGCGATAGGCTGGAGAGAAACCTGCGGATCTTCGGGAAGCTCGCGGTTTTTGCTGGGCGTATCGCTGAACAAATCCGCCATCGCACGAGCGTCGGCCTGGCCGTCAGAGTAATAACGATCCAGACGAATCCAGTGCATCTCACGGCCACGCATGACCTGATCTTTACCGACGATCGGAATGTTATTCTCGGCCTGACACGCGATGATACAGGCGTTGCAGCCGATGCAGGTGTTCAGGTCGATCGCCATGCCCCACTGGTGGACACCATTGAAGGCAGGCGTGACGTAGAGCGAGCCGCCCCGAGGAAGCTCGGTCGCGCGCTTGGCGGCGAGCTGGGCGCGTTCTTCGCGGGAGAGTTTGTTATCGTTAGTCGGCGTGTTGTCCGCGCCATAGATGGCGGGCGAGTGCGACTCGGTGCCGATGTCGTCAACGAAACCGGGATTCTTCAGATACTCGTCGAAGTTGGCTTCGCGAACGATGTCGCGGCCTTCCATCGACCAGTGTTCCTGGGTGTTCGCCAGCTTGTAGCGTTCGCCGGTGAGTTTGATCGTCGCACCGACGGCGTAGCTCATGCCTGCGGAGGTGCGCAGCCGATACGCGTCGAAACCCTGGCCTTTGCCCACGCGACCGGAAACGGTACGGCCGTAACCGAGTGGGAGAATGAGCGTGTAATTGGAGAGACCTGGTTGGATGTGGAGCGGTCCCTTGATCGTGCGGCCACCGATGGTGATCTCGGCGAGTCGGGCGTTTTCTTTGCCGACTTCGAAATCAGCTTCTTCCACACGAGCCACCTGAATGCCTGAGCCGACTGGATAAATATCCAGTTCGCGCGCGAGCTTGGGGCTGATGAGGATGGCGTTGTCCCACGAGATCTTGGTGATCGGATCGGGGCACTCTTGGAGCCAGCCGTTGTTCGCGAAGCGGCCATCGTCGATCTTCTGATCAGTCGTGAAACGGACTTCGAGATTGTCCTTCGAGAGCGCCTGGAACTTCGGTGTGTTGTTCAGCAAGCGACCGAGGTCGCTGGAGCTGAGACTGACGGAGGCTTTGCGGAAGCTGCTGCCAGCGAGAACACCGTCATGGAGGAATTTGCGGAAGACGTCGTCTGCATCGCCTCCAGCGATCGTGGTGATCGTCTGGTAAACCAGCGAGTAGGCGTCGCTGGTCACTTCACCCGAGATACGGGCGAGGACTTCAAGCTCGGTGAGGCCGTTAAAGAGAGGGAGAATCATCGGCTGCACGGCAACTATGGTGCCGTCGGCCGTGCGGGCATCGCCCCACGATTCGAGATAGTGCGTGGCTCCGATGTGCGCGGCGGAGTTCGTCGAAGTTTCATCGACGTAATAACCGTGGCGGATGACTTCGAAAACGGACTTCTGCAACGCCGCCCAATCGAGATCAGCGGGGGCGTTGTAGGAAGGATTGCCGCCAAGCACGACGAGCGTTTTGACGGAGGCTGCTTTGATCGCAGATGCGAGATCGTTGATCGAGGCGGCGGACGGTGCTTCGACTTCGAGGAAGTCAACGGTCTGTCCGACGTTACCGAGGGCGAGATTGATCGCGTAGGCGATAGCGTGGACTTCAGCGGGCAAGTGCGCGCCAGCAACGACAAGCGACTGGCCGCGATGATCGGTGAGATCCTTCGCGCAGGCGGCGATCCACTTGTCTTTGTCTTTGAAATCGAGTCCCTGAGCGAGCGGAGCAAAGGACGAATCACCCGTGATTTGGGCAGCGAGCGCGCCCGCGAGTGCGAGCATGTGGCTCGAAGCGAGACGGAGACGATGATCGGCCATGCCGCCGGTGAGCGTGAAGCCGCTCTCGACAACGTAGAGGCGGTTCATCTCGTCCTTAACGGACGTGACTTTGCGGCCCTTGGAGAATTCGCGGGCGTAGTAGAGGCTGGCGGCTTCCGAGTGGAAGAAATCAGCATCCAGCGAAACGATACGCTTGGCCTTGGCGAACTGGTAGAGAGGCTGGACGTTTTTGCCGAACGCAGCCTGAGCGGCGGCGAGCGGGGGCGTGTCGTTGACGGGCTCGTACTCGGCCCAAATTGCCTTCGGAAATTTCGCCTTCAGACGGGCAACGAGCGCAGCGCGCGTGGGCGAGCCGGATTCCTCGGCGAGAAACGCGAGGCCGGCCCCTTGCGAAGATTCGTAAGCTTTGCCGATGCCTGCGAGTTTGTCCTGAATCGCGGCGATCGTGACGGCGGTGCCACCGATGGTGTGCGTGGTGGCGCGATCTGGATCATAAAGATCGAGGACCGACGCCTGAACGAAGGCATTCGTACCACCTCCATAAGGAGCGTAGCTTGGGTTACCCTCGAGCTTGGTCGGACGACCTTGGTGCGTCTCTGCGATGACCGGAACTGCCGATTTGCGCATCGGCATCGCAGTGGCAAAATAAAGCGGGAGCCCGGGGATCAGGCCTTCGACGGATTTTCCGTAAGGCAGGATGTGCGCTTCGGGACGGCGGCAACCGGCGGCGAGACCAACGCCACCGAGGGCGAAGGAAGCGGCCATGAGCTTGAAGAATCCTCGGCGATCAACGCCGTCGAGATTCGACGCGCCCTCAGGAAACTCGCGTTCGAGGTGCTGCTTGAAGCCCGGCGTGGCGGCCATCTCATCGAGACTGCGCCAGTATTTCGGGCCGTTCAGCTGCTCGCTTGGGGAGGGTTCGGGATGGAGGACTTTGCGTTTCATCAGCGATGGCAACCGGTGCAGCTTTGCGGAGGCGAAATTTTGTTATTCTTAACGAAGGCCTCAGCCCACTTGGCGTGTTCTGCGGCCTGCTCAGGTTTCCAGTTCAAGTTGGTAATCTGATCGAGGGGACGGACGTGAGCGGCTGGATTGCGATGGCAATCAAGGCAGAACCCCATCGAAAGAGGCTTCGAGTGCATCACGACATCCATTTGGTTGATCTGGCCGTGGCACTCGACGCACGAGATGCCGCGGTTCACGTGGACGGCGTGATTGAAATAAACGTAGTCAGGCACTTGGTGGATCTTCACCCATTTAACGGGATCACCCGATGCGAAACTCGCACGAACAGGAGCGAGCGCCGGGCTATCGGCTTTGATGAGACCGGTGTTATGACAGTTCATGCACGTCTGTGCCGTGGGAACGGTGGACGTGGCACCTTTATCGACTCCGATATGGCAATAACGGCAGTCGATGCCGAGCTGACCGTTGTGGAGCGCGTGACTGAAAGGCACTGGCTGGACCGGGGCGTATCCGATGCGCGTGTACTTCGGCGTGGCGTAGTAGGTCGTGGCGGCGGTGACCACGCCCACGAGGACCAGCACGAAGATGATAATCTGGAGCGGCAGCTTGTTGGCCGACTTGGGAAAGATATGCGACATAAGCCGGAGGCGTTAGACGGTGTCGCTCGTACGAGCGACCGCGCGCGTCTCTGTGCGCAGTTGGAAGGGCGCGGATGCGGAGACCGGAGCGGCCGCAGGGGACGGAGATTTAGCCAGCAACTTAGGCGCGATGCCGGCAGCAGCCAGCAGGCCTAGAAACTTGGCAAAGAAACTCTTTCGAGAGTGTTGAGTGCTCACAGTTCTTCGTAAAAGTTAAAGTCGAGGCGCAGCGAACGCCGCGAGGATTAGATTGTAAACTAAAATTTGGAACCGGGGATTTTTTTAAGCCGCAAAAGTAGCGCAGCGGCCATCGACCGTTGGGTTTGCTTATCAGCTGCGGATCACCCTGTGCATTTCTTGACCAAAATTTTCCGCCCCCCTCCAACGCAAGTCTCAGACAAAAACACCATCACGCATCGGCCGCACCAAATCACAGCGCTGGGCGATATCCGGATTATGAGTAACGAGCACAATGGCCTGGCCGTGTTCGCGGGCGAGCCGGGTCATCAGATCAAAGACGACCGTGGAGTTTTTGACGTCGAGATTTCCAGTCGGCTCATCGGCTAGCAGGATCGAGGGCTGGTTCGCCAGAGCTCTGGCGATGGCAACGCGCTGCTGTTCGCCTCCTGAGAGGTGCGTAGCCAGACGATGCGTTTTCGCACCGAGGCCAACCGCCTCGAGGAGCATCTTTGCGCGATCCGTCATCTGAGCCACGCTCAGTCTGCCGAGTTTGCGCATAGGAATCATGACGTTCTCCAAGGCAGTGAACTCCAGCATCAGGAAGTGAAACTGGAAAACGAAGCCGATGTGCTCGTTGCGCGTCTGCGTGCGTTGTTCGTCGCTGGCCGTAGCGAGGTTTTTGCCGCCGATCCAGATTTCGCCGCCTTCGGGCCGGTCGAGCAGCCCGAGTAGATAGAGCAGCGTACTCTTGCCGCAGCCCGATGGCCCCACGATGGCCGTGACCGTGGACGGCGCGGCCGAGAAGGAAACCTCGCGCAACACATGCACGCGACCTTCGCCTTCGCCTAGATAACGCACCAGCCGCTCGCAACGAATCGATTCCCCACTGCGCGGAGCGGATGAAGCCTGCGATTGATTCTGAGAAACGCCTTTCATTGTGAAGCCCCCCGGATGATCGCCGCCGGTTCCAGTCGTGCCGCCCGGCGAGCCGGCAGCCAGCTCGCCACGAAAACCACCACCGTCGCCGCCACCGCAGCCCCCGCATAATGCGCGAGATCCCAGGCCACCACGACGTGATCGGTCGAAAAAATGCCCCGCACCGAGATCGGTACGCTCGAAACCGCATAGGTGCTCAACGCTCCCAGCCCCCACCCCGCCACCACGCCGATCAGCAGCACCAGCACGCCTTGCAGCATGAAAATCGCCCCGATGTCACCCCGCGTGAAACCCATCGAGCGCAGGATCGCGATGTCCTTGGTCTTCTCCATGACTATCATCGCGAGCGTATTGAACATCCCGAGACCGGACACGATAATGATGGTCGAGACCATGATCGCCGCCGCGATACGGAAAAACAAAAACACATCCAACCACACCTTCTCGCGTTGCTGCCAGCTCGTCGCGCGATGACTCGCCACAAGTTCGATCTGCCGCGCGATCTCCGGTGCCTGCGCCGAGTCTTTCAACGACAGCTGGATGAAACTCGCCCCATAAGGCCGCTTGAGCACCGTCCGCGCCTCGCTCAGGTGCAGAAAAATCCGCACCCGGTCGATCTCGCGCACACCTGTTTCATAAATCGCCGCCACCCGGTAACGCGTGGACTGCCCCGCATACGTCAACAGCACCGAGTTTCCCGGACTGATCCGCAACCGCTCCGCCAGCGCCGCACCCACCAAAATGCCCGACGGCGAATCCCGAAACGCCGCCAGTTCCCCCAACACGATTTGCTCCTCCAGATTGGAAACGCCTGCGTGATCGTCGAACTCGATGCCGATCACCTGCGCGTTATCTTCGCGCGTCGCCGATTGGATGAGCACGCTCCCACGCACGACTTCCGACATGCCCGTGATCTCGGGAAAACGCGCGAGCGATTCCCGCAACAACCGCGGCTCCGCTACGCCTTCCTGATAACGCCGTTCGCTCTCCACCGTGATCGCCGCCACCGGCCCTTTTTTTTCCACGCCTCCGTCATCCACCGGAATGTCCACCGTCGTCGCCTGAAATTTATCCTCCACGCGGATCGCGCCGTCCGTGCCGAGGATCGTGCGAATAAAAAACTCCTGGAAGCCCGACGTCACCGCCTGCGTGAGCACGATGAATCCCACGCCAAACGCGATGCCCAGCAGGCTCATCGCCATGGAGCGTTTCTTCGCCAGCAGGAAACGCAGCGCGATCTGCAGATTCGTACGCATTAACGGCTGGCTTCCTTCACCGCGCGCACCTTTTGCCCGTCGCGAAATCCGGCCGGGTTACTCACGATCACCAGATCGCCTTCA from Nibricoccus aquaticus includes:
- a CDS encoding DUF3341 domain-containing protein, which encodes MAAQPHGLIATFETVPDVMHAAEKVRDAGYKSWDCITPFPVHGLDKAMGLKRSIVPRFSLVGGLIGFTTGMSMIFFTGAVDYPLIVGGKPFFSPMFAFPVSYELTILFTAFATIGGMFFLNRLPMHYHPVLKYDQIHRGMDDLFFIVIDARDPKFNFAATKALLEKAGGKSITELEA
- the nrfD gene encoding NrfD/PsrC family molybdoenzyme membrane anchor subunit, translating into MAHATDHAAPAILKEVKPAVLPRAILVENNRSFAWITEKVCSIIEGKTPTWWWVCFALACCVASFTVAGITYLVATGVGVWGHANPVNWAWDIVNFVFWIGIGHAGTLISAILCLLRQKWRTSINRAAEAMTIFAVVCAGIFPVFHVGRVWFAWYLFPIPNSNYIWQNFRSPLEWDVFAVSTYGTVSVLFWYVGLIPDLAVLRDRFFKAGNKLRSTIYGFFAMGWRGSNRHWSNYEMAYLILAGISTPLVLSVHTIVSFDFAVSLLPGWHTTIFPPYFVAGAIFSGFGMVLTLMLPLRAIYKLEDLITQYHIDCMCKITLATGTIVGYAYGMEFFIAWYGANPYEGFAFVNRAFGNYAWAYWIMIGCNVITPQFFWFKKVRENTWFVWVLSIFVNVGMWFERFVIIVTSLARDFLPSSWGYYSPSIVEIFTFFGTFGVFSVLFLLFIRFLPIMPMAEIKAVTPQADAHAGHGHDKH
- a CDS encoding TAT-variant-translocated molybdopterin oxidoreductase produces the protein MKRKVLHPEPSPSEQLNGPKYWRSLDEMAATPGFKQHLEREFPEGASNLDGVDRRGFFKLMAASFALGGVGLAAGCRRPEAHILPYGKSVEGLIPGLPLYFATAMPMRKSAVPVIAETHQGRPTKLEGNPSYAPYGGGTNAFVQASVLDLYDPDRATTHTIGGTAVTIAAIQDKLAGIGKAYESSQGAGLAFLAEESGSPTRAALVARLKAKFPKAIWAEYEPVNDTPPLAAAQAAFGKNVQPLYQFAKAKRIVSLDADFFHSEAASLYYAREFSKGRKVTSVKDEMNRLYVVESGFTLTGGMADHRLRLASSHMLALAGALAAQITGDSSFAPLAQGLDFKDKDKWIAACAKDLTDHRGQSLVVAGAHLPAEVHAIAYAINLALGNVGQTVDFLEVEAPSAASINDLASAIKAASVKTLVVLGGNPSYNAPADLDWAALQKSVFEVIRHGYYVDETSTNSAAHIGATHYLESWGDARTADGTIVAVQPMILPLFNGLTELEVLARISGEVTSDAYSLVYQTITTIAGGDADDVFRKFLHDGVLAGSSFRKASVSLSSSDLGRLLNNTPKFQALSKDNLEVRFTTDQKIDDGRFANNGWLQECPDPITKISWDNAILISPKLARELDIYPVGSGIQVARVEEADFEVGKENARLAEITIGGRTIKGPLHIQPGLSNYTLILPLGYGRTVSGRVGKGQGFDAYRLRTSAGMSYAVGATIKLTGERYKLANTQEHWSMEGRDIVREANFDEYLKNPGFVDDIGTESHSPAIYGADNTPTNDNKLSREERAQLAAKRATELPRGGSLYVTPAFNGVHQWGMAIDLNTCIGCNACIIACQAENNIPIVGKDQVMRGREMHWIRLDRYYSDGQADARAMADLFSDTPSKNRELPEDPQVSLQPIACAHCETAPCETVCPVNATVHDEEGLNGMAYNRCIGTRYCANNCPYKVRRFNFFDWNKRQLDQLYMGPLGESGMPELVKMVKNPDVTVRMRGVMEKCTYCVQRIQQAKIAQKVKAKASADVKIPDGTVKVACQQACPVDGVYFGDISDPTSEVSKAKAREQDYSLLGYLNVRPRTTFLGKLRNPNPSMPDYAAIKTPFSRQEYENKNHPQHGDGHGHGHDHSHGAGEQDSHGTPAKNEHGHTSLQNLKRLGGLV
- a CDS encoding cytochrome c3 family protein, producing MSHIFPKSANKLPLQIIIFVLVLVGVVTAATTYYATPKYTRIGYAPVQPVPFSHALHNGQLGIDCRYCHIGVDKGATSTVPTAQTCMNCHNTGLIKADSPALAPVRASFASGDPVKWVKIHQVPDYVYFNHAVHVNRGISCVECHGQINQMDVVMHSKPLSMGFCLDCHRNPAAHVRPLDQITNLNWKPEQAAEHAKWAEAFVKNNKISPPQSCTGCHR
- a CDS encoding ABC transporter ATP-binding protein; this encodes MKGVSQNQSQASSAPRSGESIRCERLVRYLGEGEGRVHVLREVSFSAAPSTVTAIVGPSGCGKSTLLYLLGLLDRPEGGEIWIGGKNLATASDEQRTQTRNEHIGFVFQFHFLMLEFTALENVMIPMRKLGRLSVAQMTDRAKMLLEAVGLGAKTHRLATHLSGGEQQRVAIARALANQPSILLADEPTGNLDVKNSTVVFDLMTRLAREHGQAIVLVTHNPDIAQRCDLVRPMRDGVFV
- a CDS encoding ABC transporter permease, whose product is MRTNLQIALRFLLAKKRSMAMSLLGIAFGVGFIVLTQAVTSGFQEFFIRTILGTDGAIRVEDKFQATTVDIPVDDGGVEKKGPVAAITVESERRYQEGVAEPRLLRESLARFPEITGMSEVVRGSVLIQSATREDNAQVIGIEFDDHAGVSNLEEQIVLGELAAFRDSPSGILVGAALAERLRISPGNSVLLTYAGQSTRYRVAAIYETGVREIDRVRIFLHLSEARTVLKRPYGASFIQLSLKDSAQAPEIARQIELVASHRATSWQQREKVWLDVFLFFRIAAAIMVSTIIIVSGLGMFNTLAMIVMEKTKDIAILRSMGFTRGDIGAIFMLQGVLVLLIGVVAGWGLGALSTYAVSSVPISVRGIFSTDHVVVAWDLAHYAGAAVAATVVVFVASWLPARRAARLEPAAIIRGASQ